The segment TATCCCAAAAAGTCTCCTTATACCCAGATCTTCGTATGGCCTTTCGGACGTTGCCTGGCCCAGTGTTGTAAGCGGCCAATGCCAGCTCCCAATCTCCAAACATTCTGTACAAAGAACCCAAATAGGATGCGGCAGCTTCGGTAGCTTCCCAAGGATTCATGCGTTCGTCGATGTACCAAGATTGTTTGAGTTTGTAGGATTTGCCCGTCAGTGGCATAAACTGCCAGAGCCCTCCTGCTCCCACTCTAGACATGGCATTGGGATTCAATCCAGATTCGATGATGGCGAGATACTTGAGTTCGTCTGGCAAACCCTTCTCAGCCAATACTTGTTCGAAGATGGGGAAGTAAAGATCTTTCTTAGCCAAAATGGCTCTGGTATAATCTCTGTTCCTGACAGCAAAATAGTCTATAAAAGAATAAACACGTTCGTTGAATACCAACGGAATATGCTCCTCTACACAGGACAAACGGTCTTCTACCAGTTCATAACTGTAATCAGGCCATTGTTCTACATCACTCTCTTGCGCCAGCGCAGGTTGTAAAACAGTCACCAAACAAAACAGCAATATGTAAAACTGGTCCCTCATAAAACTAACTTTCTAAGATATGATCTTGCAAATATTTGGAGAAAGATAACAATTTCTCTTCTTCAAACGAATTTCCGATAATTTGAATTCCTATAGGCATACCGTGCTCATCCGTCCCGTTGGGGATAGAAATAGAAGGCAACCCTGCCAATGACGCTTGAACGGTAAAAATGTCTTCTAAGTACATTTGCAAAGGATCTCTGTCATGACTATTGAGATCAAAAGCAGGTGTAGGGGCGGTCGGCATGATGATGAAGTCATTGGTTTCAAACAATTTTTTCATTTCATCTCTGATTAACCTTCTCACCTTTTGCGCTTTGGTATAGTAGGCATCATAAAAGCCCTCGCTGAGCACATACGCTCCCAACAATATTCTTTTGATTACTTCCTCACCAAAGCCTTCCGATCGACTCTTCTTGTACATGGACTCTAGGTCCTTGGCAGAGCTACTGCGGTACCCATACCGCACACCATCGAAACGAGACAGGTTGGCACTCGCCTCAGCAGTAGTCAATATATAATAGGTAGGCAGTACGTAATTGAGATAGTCAAAATTCAACTTCTGAATCTTGTTACCACTTGATTCTATTTTGTCAAAAACCTTGTTTACCGAACTTTGTACGGCAGGATTTAGTGCCTTGTGTGTATTGATGTTGTCAAACGAAACCACACTAAATGTACCTGACCAGGTTGGAGCTTTGGAATATGCTGGTACGCTCAGGTGGCTCACTGTATGATCATACTCATCCGCTCCTGCGATGATCTCCAAGACCAAAGCACTGTCTTCGACCGACTGTGACAAGATTCCTACACAATCAAACGAACTCGCATAGGCGGTCAATCCATGTCTCGAAATCCGTCCGTAAGAAGGTTTGAAGCCAATGATCCCACAAAAAGAGGCAGGTTGTCTTACTGACCCTCCTGTATCAGAACCTATAGATACAAGGCACATATCTGACTGCACTGCCACAGCGGATCCCCCAGATGAGCCTCCGGGAACTTTGTTTTCATTCGCGGCATTTTTGACAGGGCCAAAATAGGAATTTTCATTGGACGAGCCCATCGCAAACTCATCGCAATTGTTTCTACCAATGATGATCGCATCCTCATCCAACAAACGCTGAATAGGTGTCGCCGTAAATTGAGATTTGAAACCTTCTAGGATTTTGCTACCGCAATGGAGAAAATGACCTTCGTGACAATAGACATCTTTGATGGTCACAACCATCCCTGCCAATCGCCCCGCGTTGCCCTTATTTATTTTTTCTTGCACAATAGCAGCCTGAGCCAAAGCTTCTTGTTCGTAAACTTCAGTCAGTGCATTGAGCGTCTTATTCTTTTTCTCAATGTTAGCCAGATAACCCTTGACGAGTTCTACGCAATCTATGACGCCAGATTGTATGTCAGATCGAATCTGAGACAGTGAATGGTAACTCTTCAAAACTTATTTTTTCTCTTCTTTGATTCCAGTCTCTATTTCGTCCTTTATCTCCTTTGAAGCGTCTTTAAATTCTCTAATACCTCGACCCAATCCTTTGGCCAACTCTGGAATTTTTTTCGCTCCAAACAATAAGACAATTACCAGTACGATGATGACCAGTTCCCAACCTCCAGGCATACCTAATGCCAATACTGAATGTATCATATAATTATAGCTTTATTGAATAGCAATATAGGTGCAAAGATATGTAAATACATTCAAGAACGATTGAGCCCCACAGATTTGTTAAAGGCAATCAAGATTAAAGACATTTTGTCCTTTTTTCACCTTCTACAAGATTTTAACAACAGATTAGCATCCCAAACACCCCCTGATCGTAAACACTTCACTCCATCTATGAAATCATTATGAATTTGAATCAAATCACTGTGCCGTCCTCATCATTGGAGCGAGCTGTACCATTCTATCAAAAATTGGGATTGAAATTGATTGTAGACGCCCTGCCTAAATATGCCCGATTAGAATGTCCCGATGGTACAAGTACCTTTTCTATCCATCATGTAGATGATATAAATACTACCAACCAAGGCATTACTGTATATTTCGAATGCGAAGAATTGGACGATGAATATGATCGACTGATTGAATTAGGATTGGCGTTTGCCACTCCACCGACCAATCAAGACTGGCTTTGGAAAGAGGCTAGCTTGTTTGACCCTGATGGAAACCGAATTATCTTATATTACGCTGGAGAGAACCGAAAAAATCCACCATGGAGAGTAAAATAATCTATCATTTTTTGAACCCTCTTTAGAACTTGCCGTATCATTGTTGCAACATTATATGTTGATACATTTAAAATAAATCATAGAACAATAAAATTTAGAATCATGTTGAACGCATTATTAGTACTATTAACATTTATCAGTTTCACAGAAAAAGAAACTATCTCTGTACAAGCTGACGTAAGCAAAAGCACCGTAATATGGAACGCAACCAAAGTAATAGGGGGCGGACATACAGGAACAATCATCTTGTCTGAAGCAAAATTAGACCTGAAAGGGAGTGAATTAAAAGGAGGGTCATTTACCGCAGACATGACCACTATCAACTCTACGGACTTGGAAGGTGATTGGAAAGCCAAACTAGACGGACATCTGAAAAGTGACGACTTCTTTGCAGTTGATAAATTCAAAACAGCGACATTCAAAATCACCAAATTGAAAAAGACAGCGACGGGTTACGACGTGACTGGAGATATGACCATCAAAGGCAAGACCGTAAGTGTGACTTTCCCAGCAACTGTAACGGCAACTGGCGACACAGTCACCGCAACTGCCAAAATCACCTTGGACAGAACCAAATTTGATGTAAAATATGGATCAAACAGTTTCTTTGATAGCCTAGGCGACAAAGCCATCTCAGATGAATTTACATTGGACGTAACCCTCGTTTCTGGTAAATAATCCATCTGCAACTGATTAAATAACTTAAACCCTGATCTGAGATCAGGGTTTTTTCATGTCCCATTGGGAATAAACTCAAGCTTTTCATTACTTTAGTTGTCGCAAATAACAATACTATGAACCATTCCAACAGAAGAGCATCATTAGGTATAATTATGATTGTCATCGGAATTCTATTCCTGCTTGACAATTTCAACATTATCTCTTTTTCGGTACCTCACTACCTATTTACTTGGCAGATGATCTTGGTTGTAGTAGGTATTTTTCAATTTGCCACAGGTAATCAACGGGGCGGGGTCATTCTCATCTCACTTGGCATAATATTTTGGATTCCACGCTACTTCAACATCAGCTTTCATGATTATTGGCCGGTCTTCTTGATAGCGATAGGTTTGAGTTTTTTTTTGAAAAGTCGAACAGGAAAAATCCGTCAAAGTAACTCTGACAGCATAGATCACCTCGCAGTATTGGGTGGCACCAACCAAAATATTGACAGCAAGCAATTTGCTGGTGGACGTATCACCACCATCTTTGGTGGGGTAGAATTGGATCTGAGACACTCCAACCTTGAGAATGGACAAGCGACCATTGACTCATTTACTACTTTTGGTTCGGTGAGGCTATTTGTTCCAGAGGACTGGGTAGTCAACTACGAAGCAACCACCGTATTTGGGGGGTACAAAGACAAACGTGCACACAAACCAACAGAATATTTCGGCAATGTATTGACTTTGAAAGGTCTCGTATTATTTGGCGGGGTAGAATTGATGAGCTAATCCAACTGATTGATTACTGTTTTGATTGGGATAATCATACTCCACATCCCTACAGCCGTACTGTCTGGCAAGCAATCCGTATAAACAGCATCTCGGGCAGGGTATGGTGCTGTGAACAAAGCATATTTGTCATCCATCATCTGTATGGATGATTGACTGACAATGCCATTTTCAGCATTGTATAGATACGCCTCATACAAGTCCCTCTCCTGTTTAGTCATAAAATTAGAATCTGCAAATCCTAAGACAATCTGTCCCTCCATCGCTAGATTCATAGAATCCAGTACCGCAGATTGATTCTTCAGCGCATCGGCACAAGTGATCTTTCCAGAGCGAAAATTCTCGTCGATCACCTTGTCAATTTTCTTTCCGAATTTTTCTGCTTCCACCATGACCTCTGCTTGATTGAGTTGTCTGATCTTCTGAGTTTTGATGATGTCATTGACATTCGTCTTTTGTTCGCCCTCTAGGGCCGAACAAGCAGTTGCAACGAGGCAGAGTATCCAGATTCGATTCATCCCGCAATTTACGCCGAAGTACATTATCTCCATGAAAATCCTTCATGAAAACACGGTCTATAGATGTTTTTTGACATAAAAGTAATATTTCCATGATTAGTCATTATTTTTAGATTCTATGTACGGTAGCCCCGAACCAAATGAATTGAATCCCAACATATTGGGAAGAGACTTTCCTGTATTGGTCACAGGAGGTGCTGGTTACATGGCGTCTTGGTTGGTAAAATACCTGCTCGAAGATGGGTACAAAGTCAGAGTGACGGTCAAAGACATGGAAAAAGAAGACCGCTACCGACATCTGACCAAGATAGCAGAACGCTCCAAAGGAAGTCTGGAAATATTCGAAGCAAACCTAATGGATCCCGAGGCTTTCAAATCAAGCATGATGGGTTGCAACATTGTCTTCCATACAGCCTCTCCCTACATCACCTCTGGTGTGAAAAACCCGAAAACAGAGCTTATAGACCCATCTGTAGAAGGAACCAGAAATGTACTCAATGCAGTCAACAAGGCTCATTCGGTACGAAAAGTGATTTTCACCAGTGCCCTTTATGCCATATATGGTGATGCCACAGACATCATTCACACGCAAGAAAAAGTCTTCAATGAAAGCTATTGGAACAAAAGTTCTACCCTCAAACATTTGCCACTTGGATTTGCCAAAACAGTTGCCGAACGTGAAGCATGGCGCATCCATGACGAACAAACCCGATGGAAAATGGCAGTACTCAATCCAGCACTATGCTTGGGTCCGTCCCTTACTACCTATTCCAAATCAGGTAGTTTTGATTTTATTCGTCAGCTGGCAGATGGCTCCTATGCGTCTGGCGTACCCAACATACAACATGGACTTGTAGATGTCAGAGATGTAGCACATGCGCACATTTTTGCGGCACAGGATGAATATGCAACAGGTCGATTTATGTTGGTCCATGAGACACGAACCATGCTCGAAGTAGCAAAAACTTTGAAACAAAAATTTGGTAGTGCTTTTTCTCTTCCCACGGCAGAACTGTCATATAGAATGCTCTATTTCTTTGGATTCACCAAAGGCCTGTCTCGCAAACTGGTGATAGAGAACGTCGGAAAAAAAATACAGTTTGACAACAGCAAAAGTAGAAACGAACTAGGTGTACGCTACCGGTCCATAGATGAATCTGCCATCGAAATGCTCCAGTTCATACTAGATCACAACATGTTGAAGTAAACAACTAACCTATTAGCCTGCGCAGGTAGTTGATTTGACCCAAATGATACTCGATATGACTATACAATCTGGTCAAGAAATAGGCGCAGGTCATGGGTGATCCGAAAACCTCCAAAGGATAGGTCTCAGCAAGAGATTTTTCATCCAATGTATCCAATGCCGTCAGTACTACTGACTTAGCTCTGGCAATTTCGGACAACAATTCTGTCCGAGGAACATTTCGACGGCTGAATTCTCCCTCTCGATCACGCACATAGCCATCTTGAGAAATCACTGCCCCAAAAAAGTGCTGCAAATTACCACATAAATGAAGCGTCAGATTACCCGCCGAGTTACTGATACCTTCTTGGGTATCCCAAAGTTGAGATTCCTTCTTGTAGAGTTGAATCTCTTCTGCCAGCCTATCAATGCTCAATTCGAATAGACTCTTTAACGCCGCTACTGTTGCACTCATAGGTTACTCCCTGGTGAGTTGATATAGTTTAGAAATTCGTTTTTGTATTTCTCTTCCAAGAACTTGCCACTGAAGTGTGCCGTACCTGTCTTGCTATTGGTATCTCCCACGCCACGCGAGGACACACACATGTGGTTGGCATCTATCACTACTCCCACATGTTCGCTTTTGAGGACGGATTTTAGCTCCGCAGCTATCTGTACTGTGAGTCGCTCTTGCACCTGCGGTCTCTTGGCAAAATATTGGACAATGCGGTTGATCTTGGACAAACCGATTACTTCTCCACTAGAGATGTATGCGACATGCGCCTTGCCATAGATCGGTACAAAATGGTGCTCACAGTGTGAATAGAAGGTGATATCCTTCTCTACCAACATCTGATCATAGCCAAACTTGTTTTCAAACAAACGCGCTTTAGGCTTATTTTTTGGATTCAATCCACTGAAAACCTCCTCCACGTACATTTTGGCAACTCGGCGAGGAGTTCCAGACAAACTATCGTCAGTCAAGTCCAAGCCCATGATCTCCATGATTGCTTTGAAATGTTCAGCAATCAGTTTCTTTTTGGTATCATCGTCCATCTCAAACGCATCCGCTCTCATAGGAGTCTCAGCAGATGAGGCGAGGTGATCATCCATCCAATCATCAATATCTGTATCAGGCGGGATATTCGACATAGTTTCTTTTGGTTTCATACAATAGAATTTTTAAATCATACGCTTCGTCGATTTCCTTCCTCAACAAATTATAGATGACAACAACAATGTTTTCGGCAGTAGGGTTCAAGTTTTCGAACTCTACTACATCCAGGTTCAAATTTTTGTGATCAAAACGATCTACTATTAGTTTTTTAATTAGGTCACTGAGGATTTTTATATCATAGACATAACCAGTCTCTGGGTCGATCTCACCTATGAGCTTGACATGCAACTCATAATTATGACCGTGGTAATTGGGGCTGTTGCATTTACCGAAAACACTCAGATTCTTCTCATCCGTCCACTTGGGATTGTGCAGACGGTGCGCTGCATTAAAATGTTCTTCCCTGATGATGGCTGTTTTCATCCGATATCTTCGTTTTCGAGATTGATGGCAAAATTTGAATCAGCAAATTTTTGCAAAACTGACGAGAAAACAACATTGTTTAATCTTTCAATCAAATCCTAGGACGAAATAAACACAATATTGTTCATCTACCTAAGATTATTATGCGTTAAAAAGTCATTTACAAGATCAATTTATTGAATTGTACTAACTTCGTTTTTTAAATTTTACTCCCTACTATATGGATTTTGAAGAAATCAAAAGTAGTATTTTGAAGTATCAAGAAAATGGCAAGTCCCTTTTCACTACTTCATCTTTTCAAACACACAGTATTGTGCTGTTGCATTTGCTCAGCAGGATAGACAAGACGATTCCGATCTACTGTCTCAATACTGGTTTTTTGTTCCCAGAGACCATCGAGTACAAGGATCAGTTGTCGGAGGTATTTGGACTGAAAATCATGGATATCACACCCGATGTGCCTAAGAGTATTCAAAAAGATGCAGAGGGAAAATTGCTCTTTGCCTCCGACCCAGACAGATGTTGCCACTACAACAAAGTGCAACCTATGGACAAGTTGCTCTCCAACTATGACGTCTGGATCAATGGAATCCGTCGTGACCAAAATGCCAATCGGGCAAAAATGAGAGTGGAGGAGCCTTCTAAAATGAATACCATACGGTTTCACCCCATGCTAGAGTGGACCAACAAAATGATCTTTGATTATATCAAAGAATACAAATTGCCCCGTCACCCACTGGATGCGGTAGGCTACAGCAGTATTGGTTGTGAACCTTGTACACGCAAACCAAGTCTGGAAATGATGGAGCGTGAAGCTCGATGGTATGGCATGAACAAAACCGAGTGTGGACTCCATACCGAACTCGTAAGTAAATAATTAAAAAAACCGCAGGTCTTAATCAGTCTGCGGTATATCTAATCACCCAGCAATGCTGGTAAAATATAGAAATGAAAGTATTAGTAACAGGTGGTGCGGGATACATAGGCACCCGATTGATCAAAAAACTCAGTGCCAACAAAAAGATCGACAAGATCATCGTCTATGACAACCTCATGCGTGGCAACTACAATCTGTTTTTGGGTGACAAATTCATCAATGGAGACTCGATCGAGTTCGTGAAAGGTGATTTGCTGGATTCTAGATCCCTCAAAAATGCCCTCAAAGGTGTCGATGTGGTGTTTCACTTGGCTGCCAAGGCTACTTCCCCCTTTGCCAATGTCAACTTACACTTCTACGAGCAGATCAACAATTGGGGAACGGCAGAGTTGACCTACGCAGTAGAAGAGAGTGATGTGAAGAAATTCGTCTATCTCAGCAGTATGGGTGTGTATGGTTTCTCCGATGATCCGATCACCGAAGATCACCCAGTGAACCCATCTTCTTTTTATGCGATCTCCAAACAACGTGGAGAAGAACACGTCAAGAGACTGAACAAATCGCACAACCCCATCATCCTACGATGTGGCAATGTGTACGGCTATAGCCGCAGCATGCGATTCGATGCGGTGATCAATCGATTTGTCTTCGAGGCGAACTTTGATGGTAGACTTTCTATCCACGGTAGCGGCAACCAACAGCGTGCCTTCATTCACATCAGTTCGATCGCTGACATACTGGAACAAATTGCGGTGACTGACATCCCTGCAGACACCTACAACGTGTCCGAACGCAACATGTCCGTACTCGATATCGTCGATGTACTGAAAGAACTCAAGCCAGAACTTGAATTCCTGTTCATCAATCAGCAAAACAACTACAACCAACAGCTGGTCAGTGCTGAACAAAAACTCAAACAGTACATCCCCTACGATGATCAAGACTCGTTCAAGGATCAAATGATCGAGTTTTTGAATAGTTTTAGTTACTAAGAAAGCAGATAGAATGACTCAAATGGAGTGCAAGAGCCTATGAAAAGTAACCCTACTAGAGTTCTACTATTAAGGATTGTCCAAAACGCTTACAATCATAGAAAATAACTCTTGGACAGTTATTTTCTATGATTGATCCTATTAATGAGTTTATCAGTTTTATTCTCATTTTCTTGAAACATAGAATCTCCAAGGTCTCATTTCAAATCAGTGTCAAGGTCTATAATGTTTGGAATGAATCAAGAAATAGTACTAGATATTGGCTAATTTTGCGCCTCACAATTAGATACATAGACGATGGAATTGAATGCATTGACAGCTATTTCGCCAGTAGACGGCCGATACAGAAGACAAACCAAAGAACTAGCAGAATTTTTTTCAGAATTTGGCCTGATCAAATATAGAGTTCATGTCGAAGTAGAATACTTCATCGCGCTTTGTCAATACCCACTTCTGCAACTAGAAGGGATCGACCAAAGCATGTATGGCAAATTGCGTCAGATTGTCGTGGAATTCTCCGAGGCAGACGCTTTGGGAATCAAAGAAATCGAGAAAACTACCAACCATGATGTCAAAGCGGTTGAATATTTCATCAAAGGCAAATTCGACAACTTGGGTCTCTCTGCACACAAAGAGTTCATTCATTTTGGTCTCACTTCACAGGACATCAACAATACAGCGATTCCGCTGCAACTGAAGCATGCCATCGAAAACGAATACATCCCAACCCTCAATCAAATAGAAGCGCTATTGATGGACATGGCAGAGGAGTGGAAGGACATCCCTATGCTCGCCAAAACACATGGACAACCTGCCTCACCTACACTATTAGGAAAGGAAATATTGGTGTTTCACGAGCGATTGACTCAGCAGGTCAACATGCTGGATTCGGTTAGATATGGTGCCAAATTTGGTGGAGCAACAGGCAACATGAATGCCCACCACATCGCCTATCCAGAAGTGGATTGGATCAAATTTGCCAACAACTTTGTGGACAACACTTTGGGATTGAGACGCAGCTATCCTACTACACAGATAGAGCACTACGACGACATGGCGGCTCTATTTGACAACCTCAAACGAATCAACACGATCCTCATCGATTTTGCTCGTGACATCTGGCAATACATCTCTATGGGCTATTTCAAGCAAAAAATCGTGAAAGGTGAAGTAGGATCATCCGCCATGCCACACAAGGTCAACCCAATCGACTTTGAAAATGCAGAAGGAAATCTAGGCATCGCCAATGCACTCTACGAATACCTCTCAGCCAAACTCCCTATCTCTCGTCTACAACGAGACTTGACTGATTCTACAGTTTTGAGGAACATAGGTGTACCAGTAGCACATGGCTTCATCGCATTGAAATCATTACAAAAAGGAATCAGCAAACTAGAACTCAACAGACAAGCCATCGAGTACGATCTGGATCAAAACTGGGCGGTCGTCTCAGAGGCCATTCAGACCATTCTGAGACGAGAGGCCTACCCAGAACCCTACGAAGCTCTCAAGGCGCTCACAAGAGGCAATCAAGAGATCACACAAGAAAGCCTCAAGGTCTTCATTGATGGATTGGAAATCAGCGATGCACTCAAAGCACAAATGAAAAAAATTACGCCATTCAACTACACAGGAATCAATCCTTTGAAGTAGAAGAAATCAGAAGAAGAGACGTTGGAAGTCAGAAGTAACCTCGGTTGTTTCTGACTTTTTTAGTTTTGGAGAAGGACTCAATAGACAGTACCAATTCCATAGTAAACCGTCTTGTCCCGAAAGTATAGAGCAATAAATTCTTAAAAGTTAGTTCTCCAGTGCTTACTTACCCTGTAAAATCCCCAGTAGATTGGGCGCATTGTTTCAGTCGCTTGTTAAGGGTGGCTTTCCACCAGGGGCCTTTGGTGAATACCAATTTGGTTTTGATTTTTAGGTTGTTGCCAAAGCGTCTCCATTTGGTCCCAAAGTCTTGGTATCGCTTGTCCTCTAGCACGTATTCAAATCCCATCTGATGGGTTTCTTCTATTGCGCATCGATTGCCATAGAGCAATTTCTCTCCATCTTTGACATAAATGTAAGCAATCGCATGCTTGCCGGGTTGATTTTTACGCGTATCCTCTTTGACTTTTCGGTCTACCTTACGAGTAGGTAATTCCTTGTCAGAGACTTCCTGCGCATAAAGCGACCCGCCTATCACTAATAATAGGGATGGGAGTAAGGTGTATTTGATGAAAGAGAAATAGGTCATCGGATCAATGATAATTTAAATATCAATAAGACAGCACATCTCAATGTAGATTTTACAAGGATATGATGCCCTCAATTTTTTTGGCCTTTTCGTAAGTCTCGATCACCTGGTCACTGCTGCCCATCATCACTTGAATAGTCACACTGGAGTATTTGCCATTTTTAGAGGGTTTCAGCTTGACGTCATGTTTAGCAAACAGTGCCTTGACCTCAGGTATCTGCGCTTCTGGCACGATAAACTTGAACAGATACAAAGTTGGAAAGACATGTACGCTATCCAGCTTCTCTTTGAATGATTGTGAAGATTCGTCCATAAATAAAAAAGTCCTGACTTTTTGTGTCAGGACTCAAAGTTATCTTTTGTTTCTCTATTAGAAAAACTTGTATCTCTCGTCTGTGATGTCTGCAAGTTCTCTGACTGCTTGGTCGATGCTATATGACAATCTCGATTGTCTCGCTGCTACGGCTTGGTTTCTATATACCTCGTAATCCGAAATCGGAGACGCTTCCGTTTTGTTCACCAATTCTATCTGAATGACCCCATTGTCAATTGCAAAAGGAGCAGTACGTTCTCCTGGCTCCATTGAGAAAGCTATGCCTACTGCTTTAGGTGCGATACCCACGCTAGTCAATGAGTTGCTGCTCAATTTGAGATCTGTCATGGAATAGTATTTTGCATTGTCACCGTCATAAGCTATTACCTTATTCACCAAGGCTTCCTCTTCGATCGCATTGAGTTTGTCAATCAAGATTTTGGCTTTCTTAGCATCCTTTACTTTTCTGCTCACTTCGTTTTCCACGGCGGCCAGATTGGCTACACCTTCTTTTTGCTCAGATACCAATGTAGCTATGACATACTGGTTTTCGATTTCGAATACATCTGACACA is part of the Reichenbachiella agarivorans genome and harbors:
- a CDS encoding DUF493 domain-containing protein; its protein translation is MDESSQSFKEKLDSVHVFPTLYLFKFIVPEAQIPEVKALFAKHDVKLKPSKNGKYSSVTIQVMMGSSDQVIETYEKAKKIEGIISL
- the purB gene encoding adenylosuccinate lyase produces the protein MELNALTAISPVDGRYRRQTKELAEFFSEFGLIKYRVHVEVEYFIALCQYPLLQLEGIDQSMYGKLRQIVVEFSEADALGIKEIEKTTNHDVKAVEYFIKGKFDNLGLSAHKEFIHFGLTSQDINNTAIPLQLKHAIENEYIPTLNQIEALLMDMAEEWKDIPMLAKTHGQPASPTLLGKEILVFHERLTQQVNMLDSVRYGAKFGGATGNMNAHHIAYPEVDWIKFANNFVDNTLGLRRSYPTTQIEHYDDMAALFDNLKRINTILIDFARDIWQYISMGYFKQKIVKGEVGSSAMPHKVNPIDFENAEGNLGIANALYEYLSAKLPISRLQRDLTDSTVLRNIGVPVAHGFIALKSLQKGISKLELNRQAIEYDLDQNWAVVSEAIQTILRREAYPEPYEALKALTRGNQEITQESLKVFIDGLEISDALKAQMKKITPFNYTGINPLK